In the Polyangia bacterium genome, one interval contains:
- a CDS encoding MFS transporter produces the protein MSQVASPVPHRHDPFAPLRVKSFRWFIVSVMTMAMGAQVQGLVVAWQMYAITHDPLSLGMVGLAEAAPFIGLALLAGHVADVVDRRKVALAALAVLGGCAGLLAVLSGTIAAQAGDHALLRWGIYGVIVLCGVARSFLLPARNALSAEVVTRDLYAQAVAWRGGSWQVSAVTGPALGGLLFAWVGAKGAYLIAAALMATSFLAVWRIAVPARTRPAASVTLLDSLREGLAFLIKRRLFLGAMTLDLLAVLFGGAVAILPVFADSILHVGPQGLGMLRAAPAVGAVAVSIFLALRPPTGKAGPTFLAAVALFGLCMISFALSRTFWFSLVVLAVSGGADMLSIFVRSTMMQVMVPTHMLGRISSVNQIFVGSSNEIGAFESGVAARLLGTVTSVVVGGAITVGVVGLISWRVPELRRLKKIEAEA, from the coding sequence ATGTCGCAGGTCGCTTCACCGGTTCCTCATCGTCACGATCCGTTCGCTCCGCTGCGCGTGAAAAGTTTTCGCTGGTTCATTGTCAGCGTGATGACCATGGCCATGGGCGCGCAGGTGCAAGGCCTGGTGGTGGCCTGGCAAATGTACGCCATCACCCACGACCCGCTGTCGTTGGGGATGGTCGGCCTGGCCGAGGCGGCGCCCTTCATCGGGCTGGCCTTGCTGGCCGGCCACGTCGCCGACGTCGTGGATCGCCGAAAGGTGGCGCTGGCCGCGCTGGCGGTGCTGGGCGGCTGCGCCGGGTTGCTGGCGGTCTTGAGCGGCACCATCGCCGCCCAGGCGGGCGACCACGCACTTTTGCGCTGGGGCATCTACGGCGTGATCGTTCTGTGCGGGGTGGCGCGCAGCTTTCTGCTGCCGGCGCGCAACGCTTTGTCCGCCGAAGTGGTCACCCGCGATCTCTACGCCCAGGCGGTGGCCTGGCGCGGTGGCAGCTGGCAAGTGTCGGCGGTGACCGGTCCCGCGCTGGGCGGCCTGCTCTTCGCCTGGGTGGGCGCCAAGGGCGCGTATCTGATCGCCGCGGCGCTGATGGCGACGTCATTTCTCGCCGTGTGGCGCATCGCCGTGCCTGCGCGGACCCGGCCCGCCGCCAGCGTCACACTTTTGGACAGCCTGCGCGAAGGACTGGCGTTCTTGATCAAGCGGCGGCTTTTTCTGGGCGCGATGACGCTGGATCTGCTGGCCGTGCTGTTCGGCGGAGCGGTGGCCATCTTGCCGGTGTTCGCCGATTCGATCCTGCACGTCGGGCCGCAGGGGCTGGGCATGCTGCGGGCGGCGCCAGCGGTGGGAGCGGTGGCGGTTTCCATTTTTCTGGCCTTACGACCGCCGACGGGCAAAGCCGGGCCGACCTTCCTGGCTGCGGTGGCCTTGTTCGGTCTGTGCATGATCTCCTTCGCGCTGTCGCGGACGTTCTGGTTCTCGCTGGTCGTGCTGGCAGTCAGCGGTGGCGCCGACATGCTGAGCATCTTCGTGCGTAGCACCATGATGCAGGTGATGGTGCCGACGCACATGCTGGGCCGGATCTCGTCGGTCAATCAGATCTTCGTCGGTTCGTCGAACGAGATCGGCGCCTTTGAATCGGGCGTGGCGGCGCGCTTGCTCGGCACGGTGACCTCGGTGGTGGTGGGCGGCGCCATCACCGTCGGCGTGGTGGGTCTGATCAGCTGGCGCGTACCCGAGCTGCGGCGCCTGAAAAAGATCGAAGCGGAGGCCTAA
- a CDS encoding M1 family metallopeptidase → MTLGKNFRLPLDAKPTAYRATLRIDLGEGQFAGTLEIDVDLQRPRSILHLHAVELTLTAAVAVTGGRTVAAVDCAVDVESETVTLTFAEALPAGSATLRLPFAGKFSPGLRGLYRAGGLAVTQFEAADARRVFPCFDEPAFKARWSITVDDVPAGLVALSNGVATSDTANAEGKRRVTFATTPPMSSYLVALIVGELAASPTVVERGVSVRTLAVPSKRHLTAFAQEAAVAVLPKLEDYFGLPYAFGKLDQIGVPDFEAGAMENAGAITFREVALLLDVATAPLGVQKRVAEVITHELAHQWFGNLVTMVWWDDLWLNEAFATWMAYKIVDQWRPQWRIWMDFEIGKGSALLLDALRSAHPIRADIHNAEEAGESFDAITYEKGGAVLRMIEGFLGPDAFREGIRLYMRRHREGNATADDLWSALAESSGQPIVALANGWIRQVGYPQVTLSAPQTKAAGADDATVVTLSQRRFFADPDAREDGPPTRWLVPAVLRFRDGRGVQQQAVLLGEGEQTVRLQAQGPVAWCLGNAQSRGFYRTAYDAGLRRQLASAFAELEPSERMALLSDQWAQVRAQAAPIDEFLDLVAAVRDESDHFVLDELVNRLSVIEHRHLGDEDRPRFRSFVGDLFAAASEHLGWQAATGAGEDDETRLRRAALLRATVLLARAPAAINEAERRFIKPAGVDPNLLDVVVTAAARTADSARFEELRRRSQSETDPAAKRRYLHALGRVEDPALTTRAVELALSPDVPMQDFTSYLNVLLGNPVTRDQALGLVVDRWDAVHAKADSPMLLRRLVEALGVLPSRQHLTIVERFVAQHPIDSAKQATAQTLERMRMDVTLRERLIPQVAAWLRRRS, encoded by the coding sequence GTGACTCTGGGAAAGAATTTTCGCCTTCCGCTGGACGCCAAACCCACCGCTTATCGCGCCACGCTGCGCATTGATCTAGGCGAGGGGCAATTCGCCGGGACCTTGGAGATCGACGTCGATCTGCAACGACCGCGCAGCATCCTTCACCTGCACGCCGTCGAGCTGACGCTCACCGCCGCGGTGGCCGTCACGGGCGGACGAACCGTGGCCGCCGTTGATTGCGCGGTCGACGTCGAGAGCGAGACGGTCACGCTGACCTTCGCCGAAGCGCTGCCGGCCGGCTCGGCGACGCTGCGCCTGCCGTTTGCCGGCAAGTTCAGCCCGGGCCTGCGCGGGCTTTATCGCGCCGGCGGCCTGGCCGTGACGCAGTTCGAAGCGGCGGACGCGCGCCGCGTTTTTCCCTGCTTCGACGAGCCAGCGTTCAAGGCGCGCTGGTCGATCACCGTCGACGACGTCCCGGCCGGGTTGGTGGCGCTGTCGAACGGCGTGGCCACCAGCGACACGGCGAACGCCGAGGGAAAACGCCGCGTGACCTTCGCGACCACGCCGCCGATGTCGTCGTACCTGGTGGCGCTGATCGTCGGCGAGCTGGCCGCCAGTCCGACCGTGGTGGAACGGGGCGTCTCGGTGCGAACGCTGGCCGTGCCCAGCAAGCGGCACCTGACCGCGTTCGCCCAGGAAGCGGCGGTGGCGGTGCTGCCCAAGCTGGAAGATTACTTTGGCCTGCCGTACGCCTTCGGCAAGCTGGATCAGATCGGCGTTCCCGACTTTGAAGCCGGGGCGATGGAGAACGCCGGGGCCATCACCTTCCGCGAGGTGGCGCTGCTGCTGGACGTGGCCACCGCGCCGCTCGGCGTGCAGAAGCGCGTGGCCGAGGTGATCACCCACGAGCTGGCGCACCAGTGGTTCGGCAACCTGGTGACCATGGTCTGGTGGGACGATCTGTGGCTGAACGAAGCCTTCGCCACCTGGATGGCCTACAAGATCGTCGACCAGTGGCGGCCGCAGTGGCGCATCTGGATGGACTTCGAGATCGGCAAGGGCTCGGCGCTGCTGCTGGACGCTTTACGATCGGCGCACCCAATACGCGCCGACATTCACAACGCCGAGGAAGCCGGTGAATCGTTCGACGCCATCACCTACGAAAAAGGCGGGGCGGTTCTGCGCATGATCGAAGGCTTCCTGGGCCCCGACGCGTTCCGCGAAGGCATCCGCCTTTACATGCGCCGCCACCGCGAAGGCAACGCCACCGCCGACGATCTGTGGAGCGCGCTGGCTGAATCCTCCGGGCAGCCGATCGTCGCGCTGGCCAATGGCTGGATTCGCCAGGTCGGCTATCCGCAGGTCACGCTGTCGGCGCCGCAGACCAAAGCCGCCGGCGCCGACGACGCGACGGTGGTGACGCTGTCGCAGCGGCGGTTCTTCGCCGATCCCGACGCGCGCGAAGACGGCCCGCCCACGCGCTGGCTGGTGCCGGCGGTGCTGCGCTTCCGCGACGGCCGCGGCGTGCAACAACAAGCCGTGCTGCTGGGCGAGGGCGAACAGACGGTGCGCCTGCAAGCGCAAGGTCCGGTGGCGTGGTGCCTGGGCAATGCTCAGTCGCGCGGTTTTTATCGCACCGCTTACGACGCCGGGTTGCGCCGCCAACTGGCGTCGGCCTTTGCCGAGCTGGAGCCGAGCGAGCGCATGGCCCTTCTGTCCGATCAATGGGCGCAGGTTCGCGCGCAGGCGGCGCCCATCGATGAATTCCTGGATCTGGTGGCTGCGGTGCGCGACGAATCCGACCACTTCGTCCTCGACGAGCTGGTGAACCGACTGTCGGTGATCGAACACCGGCACCTGGGCGACGAGGATCGGCCGCGCTTTCGATCATTCGTGGGAGACCTGTTCGCGGCGGCGTCCGAACATCTTGGCTGGCAGGCGGCGACCGGCGCCGGTGAAGACGACGAGACCCGCCTGCGGCGCGCGGCCCTGCTGCGGGCGACGGTCCTGCTGGCCCGCGCGCCGGCGGCGATCAACGAGGCCGAGCGACGGTTCATCAAACCGGCGGGCGTGGATCCCAATCTCCTCGACGTGGTGGTGACGGCGGCGGCCCGCACCGCCGACAGCGCCCGCTTCGAAGAGCTGCGCCGGCGCTCGCAGTCAGAAACCGATCCGGCGGCCAAGCGCCGCTACTTGCACGCTCTTGGCCGCGTCGAAGATCCGGCGCTGACCACCCGCGCGGTCGAGCTGGCGCTGTCGCCCGACGTGCCGATGCAGGACTTCACGTCCTATCTGAACGTGCTGCTGGGAAATCCGGTGACCCGCGACCAGGCCCTTGGCCTGGTGGTCGATCGCTGGGACGCCGTGCACGCCAAGGCCGACTCGCCGATGCTGCTGCGGCGGCTGGTCGAAGCGCTGGGCGTGTTGCCTTCGCGGCAACACCTGACCATCGTCGAGCGCTTTGTCGCCCAGCACCCCATCGACAGCGCCAAGCAAGCCACCGCCCAAACGCTCGAGCGTATGCGAATGGACGTCACCTTGCGCGAGCGGTTGATCCCGCAAGTGGCGGCCTGGCTGCGCCGGAGATCCTGA
- a CDS encoding DUF1993 domain-containing protein translates to MDYFAIIHQFARTLKNLDVILDKAAKSAEGRKFDVNNFFAHRLYPDMLPFSAQVRIACDSAKSAAAFLSGKEPPPHEDNETTVAELRGRIAKCVAYLEAFTAADFARTTNQTRIVLPNRPGKHLLADEYLVARQIPNFYFHVTTAYALLRQGGVEIGKTDFLGPLNFIQP, encoded by the coding sequence GTGGACTACTTTGCCATCATTCATCAATTCGCCCGCACGCTGAAGAACCTGGACGTCATCTTGGACAAGGCGGCCAAATCTGCCGAGGGTCGCAAGTTCGACGTGAACAACTTCTTCGCGCATCGCCTTTACCCTGACATGCTGCCGTTCTCGGCCCAGGTCCGCATTGCCTGCGATTCAGCGAAATCAGCGGCCGCGTTCCTCAGCGGCAAAGAGCCCCCGCCCCATGAAGACAACGAAACCACCGTCGCCGAGCTGCGCGGTCGGATCGCAAAGTGCGTGGCATATTTGGAGGCCTTCACCGCGGCGGACTTTGCCCGCACCACCAACCAGACCCGCATAGTGCTGCCCAATCGCCCGGGCAAGCATCTGCTGGCCGACGAATATCTGGTGGCGCGCCAGATCCCGAACTTCTATTTTCACGTCACCACCGCCTACGCGCTGCTGCGCCAGGGCGGCGTCGAGATCGGCAAGACCGACTTTCTCGGTCCGCTGAACTTCATCCAACCATAA
- a CDS encoding serine/threonine-protein kinase, with translation MAVEASLGPPSAEPPARGSSIGRYVVLGLVGKGAMGEVYAAYDPELDRKVAVKLLRVRPGNGVSLSEGRTRTLREAQAIAKLSHPNVVVVFDAGTFHDEVFIAMEFVEGNTVSYWLQAEKRRWQEVLKVFLAAGRGLAAAHEKDLVHRDFKPDNVMVGSDGQVRVMDFGLARQVGERGSTTEKLNAVSIGETTRQTASRLMASRQTPSRLTVDATTTVPGGDLQSTLVLSGGNTSKSIPTVVEFGASTTSGAFDAVLTRTGAMMGTPAYMSPEQFLGTGADARSDQFSFCVALYEGLYGQRPFSGKTMMVLTANVVQGILDDPPPQSRVPLWLRKVLLRGLSANANHRFPSMADLLAQLERDPAKTRRNRLLVAGALVLPLLVGVGVHQSAQTKTAVCSAGPDRLAGVWELSTNGRQSETPSKGAIRKAFMATKKSYAADVFASVSRALDGYVIGWTKMYREACVATQIRGEQSAEVLDLRMSCLNERLGGIKALTSVFREATGAVVENAVSATNGLPDLARCADVGLLRALVKPPEDAATRAQVDDLRHRLSEIKALDGSGRWAEAMRKAPDVVEAARALKYQPVLAESLVVMGVLQHKSGDPRAAEHSLEEAYLIAESSRHDEVKAQAATEEVWAVGYLEGKYPQGEAWARYADSAIQRIGGHERLQAWLLNDLGAIYDLEGRQQEALLAYQRAIALKEKILPSEDPDIAKSLGNAALTLQGMDRNQEALESLDRAIAILEKALGSAHPDLATQLSNRGEILNALGRFTEARASFERAMAIWERELGSDHPYLGYALTGIGQSFLNQHEPREAVAPLERALRIREAKENVALRVTETRFALAQALWDAHRERHRATALATRAKTGFAAEHLPMKVAEIEAWLASHGSAEPTLTAAIPPAP, from the coding sequence ATGGCAGTCGAAGCGTCATTGGGACCGCCCTCGGCGGAGCCGCCGGCTCGCGGGTCGAGCATTGGACGTTACGTCGTGCTTGGTTTGGTGGGGAAGGGGGCCATGGGTGAGGTCTATGCCGCTTATGATCCAGAGCTTGATCGCAAGGTTGCGGTCAAGTTGCTGCGCGTCCGGCCCGGCAATGGCGTCTCCCTCAGCGAGGGTCGAACGCGCACCCTGCGCGAAGCCCAGGCCATCGCCAAGCTGTCCCATCCCAATGTCGTGGTGGTCTTCGACGCCGGCACCTTCCACGACGAAGTCTTCATCGCCATGGAGTTCGTCGAGGGCAACACTGTCTCGTACTGGCTTCAGGCGGAAAAGCGCCGCTGGCAGGAGGTCTTGAAAGTGTTCCTGGCGGCGGGCCGCGGGCTGGCTGCCGCTCACGAAAAAGACCTGGTCCACCGCGATTTCAAGCCCGACAACGTGATGGTCGGCAGCGATGGCCAGGTTCGCGTGATGGACTTCGGGCTGGCGCGCCAGGTGGGCGAGCGCGGAAGCACGACGGAAAAGCTGAACGCCGTCTCCATCGGCGAGACCACGCGGCAGACGGCGTCGCGGTTGATGGCGTCACGGCAGACGCCGTCGCGCCTGACGGTCGACGCAACGACAACAGTGCCGGGCGGCGACTTGCAATCAACACTGGTGTTGTCCGGCGGCAACACCAGCAAATCCATTCCCACGGTGGTCGAGTTCGGGGCGTCGACGACGTCGGGCGCGTTCGACGCCGTGTTGACGCGCACCGGGGCGATGATGGGAACGCCGGCCTATATGTCGCCCGAACAATTCTTGGGCACTGGCGCCGACGCGCGCAGCGATCAGTTCAGCTTTTGCGTCGCCCTGTACGAAGGGCTCTACGGCCAGCGGCCGTTCTCGGGCAAGACGATGATGGTCCTGACGGCGAATGTGGTGCAGGGGATCCTCGACGATCCGCCGCCGCAGAGCCGCGTGCCGTTGTGGCTGCGCAAGGTGTTACTACGCGGACTTTCGGCCAACGCCAACCATCGCTTCCCATCGATGGCCGACCTCTTGGCCCAGCTGGAGCGCGATCCGGCCAAGACCCGCCGCAATCGCTTGTTAGTGGCCGGCGCGCTGGTGCTGCCGCTGCTGGTGGGCGTGGGCGTTCATCAAAGCGCGCAGACGAAGACGGCCGTCTGCTCCGCCGGCCCGGACAGGCTGGCCGGCGTTTGGGAGCTGAGCACGAACGGTCGGCAAAGCGAGACGCCGTCGAAAGGCGCCATCCGCAAGGCCTTCATGGCCACGAAGAAATCCTATGCCGCCGATGTCTTCGCCAGCGTCAGCCGCGCCTTGGACGGGTATGTCATCGGCTGGACGAAGATGTACCGCGAGGCCTGCGTGGCCACCCAGATCCGCGGCGAGCAATCAGCCGAGGTGCTGGATCTACGCATGTCCTGCCTGAACGAACGCCTGGGCGGGATCAAGGCGTTGACCAGCGTGTTTCGCGAAGCCACCGGCGCCGTGGTGGAAAACGCCGTCAGCGCCACCAATGGTCTTCCCGATCTGGCTCGCTGCGCGGACGTCGGCTTGCTACGGGCTTTGGTCAAGCCGCCCGAGGACGCGGCGACGCGCGCCCAGGTGGATGACCTTCGCCACCGCCTGTCGGAGATCAAGGCGCTTGACGGCTCGGGCCGCTGGGCCGAGGCGATGCGCAAAGCCCCCGACGTGGTCGAGGCGGCGCGCGCGCTGAAATATCAGCCGGTGCTGGCCGAATCGCTGGTGGTGATGGGCGTGCTTCAACATAAGTCCGGCGATCCGCGCGCCGCCGAGCACTCGCTGGAAGAGGCCTACCTCATCGCCGAGTCGTCGCGCCACGACGAGGTGAAGGCCCAGGCCGCCACCGAAGAAGTGTGGGCGGTCGGCTACCTGGAAGGAAAATATCCCCAGGGCGAAGCGTGGGCGCGCTATGCCGATTCGGCCATCCAGCGCATCGGCGGCCACGAACGGCTGCAGGCGTGGCTGCTGAATGACCTGGGCGCGATCTACGATCTGGAAGGCCGGCAGCAGGAGGCGCTGCTGGCGTACCAGCGGGCCATTGCGCTCAAAGAAAAAATCTTGCCGTCCGAGGATCCGGACATCGCCAAGTCGCTGGGAAACGCCGCGCTGACCTTGCAAGGAATGGATCGCAATCAGGAGGCGCTGGAGTCGCTGGATCGCGCCATCGCGATCCTTGAAAAGGCCCTGGGCAGCGCGCATCCGGATCTGGCCACGCAGCTTTCCAACCGTGGCGAGATCTTGAACGCCCTTGGCCGATTCACCGAGGCACGCGCGTCGTTCGAGCGGGCGATGGCCATCTGGGAGCGGGAGCTCGGCAGCGACCATCCGTATCTTGGCTACGCCCTCACTGGCATTGGGCAGAGCTTTCTCAACCAGCACGAGCCGCGCGAGGCGGTGGCGCCGCTGGAACGGGCGCTGCGCATCCGCGAGGCCAAGGAAAACGTCGCCCTGCGTGTGACCGAGACTCGCTTTGCGCTGGCGCAGGCGCTGTGGGACGCGCATCGCGAACGCCACCGGGCCACGGCGCTGGCCACCAGGGCAAAAACCGGCTTCGCGGCAGAGCACCTGCCCATGAAGGTGGCCGAGATCGAGGCTTGGCTGGCCAGCCACGGGTCAGCCGAGCCCACCTTGACTGCGGCGATTCCGCCCGCGCCCTGA